The nucleotide window CTCGACTTTCTGATCCCTCCTTTCACCACCTTGTTCTCCTAACTGATAATGTCCTTGCAGCTTCTGTTGTTATCTCTTCTACAGTCGAAAAATCAGCCAACCCtgaaaaattgatttttcacATAGTGACTGACAAGAAAACTTACACTCCAATGCATGCATGGTTTGCAATTCATTCTATTCAATCAGCAGTGGTGGAAGTTAAAGGGTTACACCAGTACGAGTGGTCTCAGGAAGTAAATGTTGCGGTCAAAGAGATGTTAGAGATCCATCGCCTGATTTGGGGACAATATtacaaaaatttgaaagaagagGACTTCGAGTATGATGGAGAACATAAAAGATTCTTAGAAGCTCTGAGTCCCAGCTGCCTTTCCCTTATGAACCTTCTTCGAATTTATATTCCTGAGGTAATCGCTTTATTGCTTTCACAGATGGAATAGATGACATTGAATATGAATTTGTAATGATATCATCTAATTTTCATGGGCCACACAGCTGTTTCCAGATCTCAACAAGATAGTGTTCTTGGACGATGATATTGTTGTACAACATGACATATCATCTTTGTGGGAACTCGATCTCAATGGCAATGTTGTTGGTGCAGTTGTCAATTCATGGGACGGTGACAACTGTTGCCCAGGAAGAAAATACAAGGATTACTTCAATTTTTCACACCCTATCATATCTTCCAACTTTGATCACAATCGTTGTGCGTGGCTGTATGGCATGAATGTCTACGATCTTGAAGCTTGGAGGCGAGCcaatataacaaaaacatACCATCATTGGTTAAAACTTGTAAGTATATTCTCGTGTGATCCAGTAATTTCATGATTGGAAACTGCTTGTAACTTAGTGTCACTTATTTTAGGGAGGCTAGTTATAAGATGCTTGAGTCATATTTGTCTAAAGTGATTTGGAATACATAAATCTTCCCTACTGAGGCAaccaaacaaatattaaaagaacaggAAAACAAGATCTGTCTTTCTCATAAAGCATAATAAGCAACTGATACTCATGTATCTTATATGTGTCTCACAGAGCCAGGAATCTGGGTTGACATTGTGGCGTCCAGGAATAATTCCACCTGCCTTAATTGCATTTGAGGGTCATGTGCATCATATTGACCCATTATGGCATGTCGCCGGGTTAGGTTCCCGGTCCCCAGAAGTTCCCAGGGATATATTGGAGGCTGCTTCCGTTATTCATTTCAGTGGCCCAGCAAAGCCGTGGCTTGAGATTGGCTTTCCAGAGGTACGGGGCTTATGGAATAAGCATGTAAATTCTTCAAACAAGTTTGTTAGAAAATGTAGGATCATGGGGTGAAGAGGACGAAGTTCTTTCACTCTCAGATATTCATTTTGGGACAAATCCAGAAGCAGAGTTTGGGGAACAGAGGGAAGAAGAAGGTTTTGGCTTCAGTCTCTGCACACACTCAGCTCAGCTCTGGACACTTCAGATGGTTCGTATTCATGTCCATAATAGACAGTAGACGAACGAAGGTACCATGCGATGCAAATCGATATAGCATAGAATCAGGATTTTCAACCTTTAATGCACATAAAGGGATAT belongs to Prunus dulcis unplaced genomic scaffold, ALMONDv2, whole genome shotgun sequence and includes:
- the LOC117613386 gene encoding probable galacturonosyltransferase 15; its protein translation is MKFYISTTGIKRLTISSAGASKASPATRRISGRTLLPLVLVLALILPFLFVRIAFIVLESATACSSTLDCIGRRFFSGSDESMLREELTRALLEAKDGKVDNKEEGIESFNQLVQEMTLKQQDVKAFAFKTKAMLSRMEHKVQSARQRESIYWHLASHGVPKSLHCLCLKLAEEYAVNAMARSRLPPPEYVSRLSDPSFHHLVLLTDNVLAASVVISSTVEKSANPEKLIFHIVTDKKTYTPMHAWFAIHSIQSAVVEVKGLHQYEWSQEVNVAVKEMLEIHRLIWGQYYKNLKEEDFEYDGEHKRFLEALSPSCLSLMNLLRIYIPELFPDLNKIVFLDDDIVVQHDISSLWELDLNGNVVGAVVNSWDGDNCCPGRKYKDYFNFSHPIISSNFDHNRCAWLYGMNVYDLEAWRRANITKTYHHWLKLSQESGLTLWRPGIIPPALIAFEGHVHHIDPLWHVAGLGSRSPEVPRDILEAASVIHFSGPAKPWLEIGFPEVRGLWNKHVNSSNKFVRKCRIMG